One segment of Castanea sativa cultivar Marrone di Chiusa Pesio chromosome 3, ASM4071231v1 DNA contains the following:
- the LOC142627486 gene encoding 2-hydroxy-palmitic acid dioxygenase mpo1-like, translated as MGKGLLDLEKHFAFYGAYHSNQINIAIHMVFVWPIFFTALLMLYFTPSLFNLPHLEFFLFGNHFVLVLNFGFLLALIYAVFYVCLDVKAGSLAALLCAICWVASSFIASRLGFSLAWKVVLVAQILCWTVQFIGHGIFEGRAPALLDNIVQAFIMAPFFVLLEALQTFFGYEPYSGFHAIVRAKIEAEINEWQDQKQKLIS; from the exons ATGGGAAAGGGATTGCTTGACCTTGAAAAGCACTTTGCTTTCTATGGTGCTTATCATAGCAACCAGATAAACATAGCCATCCATATGGTGTTTGTTTGGCCAATCTTTTTCACAGCTCTTCTTATGCTTTATTTCACTCCCTCTCTGTTCAACCTCCCCCACTTGGAGTTTTTTCTGTTTGGGAATCATTTTGTTCTGGTTCTGAATTTTGGGTTCTTGTTAGCTTTGATCTATGCTGTGTTTTACGTCTGTTTGGATGTGAAAGCTGGGTCCTTGGCTGCTCTACTCTGTGCTATTTGTTGGGTTGCTAGCAGTTTTATTGCAAGTAGACTCGGGTTTTCACTAGCTTGGAAG GTTGTACTGGTGGCTCAGATATTATGTTGGACTGTACAGTTTATTGGCCATGGGATCTTTGAG GGACGAGCACCAGCTCTTTTGGATAACATTGTTCAAGCCTTTATAATGGCTCCCTTCTTTGTGCTGCTGGAG GCTCTTCAGACCTTCTTCGGTTATGAGCCATACTCAGGTTTTCACGCAATAGTGCGAGCAAAGATAGAAGCTGAAATCAATGAATGGCAAGACCAGAAGCAGAAATTAATTTCTTAG